The DNA segment AGCGCTTTGTTTAGCCACGGACCAAGGCGTTCTGCTGGACGCACTCGTGTCTATGCCTTGTGGAACATCACATCTCTGGTCAATGTCGTAAGTACTCGTCTTCTTTATGCAAATACTTTCTGCAGAATTAGataatacaaaacaaaagaaattagaCAAATTTTATGATTTGTACAGATATTATTGCTTGATTTAGCAGATTTAGACTAATTTAGATCGATAGTTTAAATCGATTTGAGTCGTATAAAtcagattattttttaaaaatcgtttCAGCTAGGACCTAGTTATAAGCCGCCTAcaccgatttttagaaccatGATGCAACTACTACTCTTCTTAAAGCCTAATATGGACCTTCTCTTGTTACTGCAGTCTCCTTCACCTTCTATTACATGATTAAAAAACCTTTTGTGCAGGTTGTTGCGTTTGTGTGTGGATATATTCACTATCATGGCTCATCAGCTGGAAAAAAGATTCCGTATCTCGAGCCATGGAACATTAGCATGTGAGAAGGACCCTTAAATCTCAACCTTATAATAACACATTTGCTATTGCGACATCGACTAACATTTTGTTGTTGCAGGGACGAGAACGAATGGTGGATATTCCCGGGCGCTTTGTTCTTGTGCAAAGTGTTGCAATCCCAACTAGTAAACTGGCACGTTGCGAATCTTGAGATACAAGATTACTCCTTATACAGTGATGACTCCGAGCTGTTCTGGCAGTCGTAAGACTCGATACTCAACCATAATTTAATACAAAACACAGGTGAAGGGAGCTggttttttttatacaaaggCGTCTTCTGGTGCAACAAGCTGATTCAAAGATTTTTCAGGTGAATATAGCTAACTCTTTAGGCAAGTAGTTAAAGGAATGAATAATCCTGAAAGATTGGGGGAACAAAATGCATATGCTTGTATTTGATTCCCCCACGCCAAGATCCATCTTGTTTTTTCAGATGATTGGGACTGGGATATTTGTTTCGATGTTTTAAATGATGTTACAAAGATTATTTTCTAGTGGCTTGGTGCTGTCTTGCTTGTCATATACAATGTTGTGTTGAGTTCTGGACTTGAAATGTTCAAGAGATTACAATTGACAGCTTTGAGGCGACTTTTGTTCCTTCCTAACCAATTTAAGATTAGAAACAACATAACAATAGATCCTGGAACAAGAACCTGAGTTGATGAGAATGAATCTCCTTAGCCACAACCCAGAGAAGCTGCAAATTATAAGGATCAACTATGATCCTACACATTCAAAGCTAACGATCATAAGCGGATAGACCTATCAAAGCTTGGAATCGAAATTGCGAGTGCTGGTGATGTTTCAGACCAACGGCAGTGTGCGAGCTCTGAGCGCTGTGAAGCAGTTATTAAACCAACTTTAACCGATACGCTCACAAAATCAGTTTACAATAGTATACCGGTTTGAATCAGTCTATTTGACATGGAAATACAGAGTTAAATGTCATACAAACTGAAAGACTCGAAACAGAAAGAAATGGAGCCCGTAATTTAGCCTCAATCCAACGCTAACACTCTTCCAGGAAAGCACGTCCGAGATTTGTTGCTAGAGCGAGTCTCACAGAACTCACAGCTTGAGCAGACAAATCAGATTCTATGAAGCCTGGTCTTATCTTTGCAATGGATGCTTCCTGTAGTTTGTTCAACATCAGGTTGGTCTGTGTTACATTCAACAGCGAACGCTCTGGCCAATTCAACAGCTTCAACtgtataagaaaacaaaacttttttaAGCTGCATCCTCTTTATCAATCAAAGgaaagaaaaacaagattttGAATCTTTACTGAATCATGCAGCAGAGGAAGCCAGAAGCGTTGAGGAGTAGAGGGGCTCTTCATTAGCTGCAGTATTTAAACACAGCAGAGCAATATTAATAGGCCTGAGCACAGTGTTCCCGTAGGAAACGGAAATATAAACTAAGATGGATGTAGAGGGGCTTGATGTATTTACATACCGATACAAGTCTCTCCACAGCTTCGTGAGCCGCATCTATGGCTTTTCCATCCTTGACGAGATTCAGTGATCTCTTGAAATCTCTATACCTGGAAAAATATGGCAATTAATTTAGGATAGATTATTACAGAACCAAAACCATTAGCAAAGAAAGCAGAAGACAGATGATTATTACTTGTGAAGAAAATCAAGACCACCAGAGATCTGCGAGTCGGAACCCAGCAGTTCGACCAGGCCTTCCCATTGCTGCATGTTAAgagtatgaaataaaaataagaaggACAAATACAAAATGAATAATGTTTCGAGTATGGCTTGGAGAATACATATACCTTGAGACTTTCATCGGACAATGACTTTCCAACAGAATCAAACAGCTGTTGAGAAATCACTTTGAGAGAGTGCTCGTCCCGTGCTTGCTGAAGCCAAAAAATCCCAGACCCTTTCCTCCCATGTTTCCAGTGATGCACTCCAGAGATCTAACCAATATAACTTACTTCAGATGAAATATGTTTTTCTGTTCTTTTCCACCAATTTTGAGATAAGAAAACACAAATGTGGAATATATTTTCAACAAATAAATACCTTCATAAGTTTAGCACTGACATAACCAAGTTCATATAGACGGCAAATCTCTAGACTCTGCATAAGGAGAAATATAATTACCCTGTAAAGCCATCTGACAAGATGATTTTATTCAACAATAGAGAATGTAAATTGATGAAACCTTAATAAGCAGCTGATTGTCTTGAACTGGCTGCCTATAGAACAACAATTCTAATAAGCCTAGGCCCTGTTTCTCGCAGGATGATAGATAAACAGGAGCTATCTGCAAAACCAAACACAAAGCTTCTTATACAAAAGGTACCAATATGATTAAGTTCTATGCAGATTTAGCTTGATATTTTTACAGGAAAGGTACAAGATGTCATAAAAGAAAAGATACCTGCCAAGTCAAAGCATGAGAAGAAAGAACTTGAGCATAGACAAGTCTATGGAGCTCTTCCATGTTGATTCCACCCAAGTTTCGCTGCTCCTCATGTACAAGAACTTCCCCTTCTTCGCTTCCAGCTGTCAATAACTCCATCGCATGTGCAACCATCCTAGCAACAAACACAAAATAGCATCCTCATGATCCGTTTCCATAAACAATATAGCATTCTCAATGGagttaataacaaaaaaacggCCTCCTTGCCTACCAGGAGCCAAACTCTTTGGAACAAACTGCCAGCACAACCTGCATCATTTAGTTACACCATGCCGAATTAGGGTGACAGAAAGCTGAGATAGTTACAACTCTTATTGGGGTTAAAATCCATTTCTGACCTCAGTATTCTCTCCAAGAATTCCAATAAGCAGCCTCAGAAGCTTATGGGAAGTGTTAACTGGCTTTGACTCAACACATTTCTGAGCAAGGTTATGCATGCCTTCTAGTCCCTGCAATGACACATGGTATAATAGGGACTGAGTTAAAAAACAACGCTCAGATATAAACAGGCAAACAATAAGTAAAACAATTCACCTTCGTGAATGGCCTGAGATAGAGTAAATGTGAAACAAACAACTCCATCCAGTTAGATGTCGCAGCTGAGAGGCAATCGGCATTTCCCATCATGATCTTCAACATATTTCTCAAGCCCTCGCGGGTCGGACGGTGAGCACATTGAACCCAGAAGGCACTGCACTCTAGTTTAGTTATCTGAGACTGCCATCTTTCTCGTGTCTGCCACAAAGGAAAAGGGGCAGGATCAGTCTAGAGTTTAGACAACACTGAAAAGGGAAAGAATGATAGGTCTTTTTAACATACCTTCATAAAATCAGGCTTTGCTGCAAAGCATTCACCAAACATACCAGCTTCTAGTTTTGGACGCATCCGTGGCATTTTTGAAATGAGAACAGCGACAGCTTCTACCAGACCATTTTCTGTCTACTTCATCAAATTTGTATTTCATTATGATAGTCACTCCATATGATATGACATGAATCTTAAACATGAACTACTTTACCAACCTCACGATTTCCTAGCTGGTCTAGTTGATAAGAACCATGCAAGTGTAACAACTTCACCTGAAAATAAAAGCATGGGCAAATTATCCCTCAAACTGCAAcgttcaaaataaaattaaacagaACCCGCTTTGATCTATCCCAAAAGGTACGAACCACTATCTCTAGCCAACCAACTGATAAAGCAGATGACATCACTTCCCAGTATCTTGGATCATCCTCGATAGCCTGCAAATGCAAATAAACGCACAAAGCAACTCAGTTCGTCATCCAATTGTTTAATCAAATTCTCATAGAAGACCATAAGCGCGCGTGAACAGACCTGTAGGCCAACAAGTTCCTTTTGGAAATCCTCGAGCTTTGAGTAGATAGTTGGATGTGCACTTGACAGAAGTACATCATAATCCTGCCATGATATCAATAATCAGTAACATATTCTACAAGGTAGCAAAATCAAGATAGCTTCACTAATGGAGAAAGAAACTAATTACAGATAGCCAGTCAACGAGCCGTTCTGGCCACCAAGACAGACATGTCTTGTCAGCATAAAACATTTCCATCAACTCCCACGCAGCCTTTAAACAAGTCGGTTCCTCAGCACTCTGCAATTGAAAAAATCTCACACACTCAAAACTATAACTCACTTACATAAGAGTTAGAACTAGTAAAGCATAATTAAAGTTTTAACCTTTATAACTGATCTTGGATCTTCAATCAAAGGAGCAGGAGAAGACACTGAATCACTAAGAAGAGACTTAATCTCCTTACTGTACTCCATCACATACTCCCACCTGTCACACACACAACACATACATTATACCAAAGAACAAAACTTTTAATTGATAGTGTAAACTCGAGTGCCCTCACCACGCAGTCTGGTACAGAGACGGACTCGTATCCATCTTAAACAAGCTCGAAATCGAGTTTCTCCTGCTCTGCAAAAGCGCAAACGGAGAAACAGATCCATAAGCGATCCTCCGCCACTGCGCGTCGCCGATCTCGCCGTCCTCGCCGCTAAGCCTCACGTTCACCACCTCGCCGCCAGCTTCTCCGCCGTCGTCGTCATCGCGCGGCTCCGGATTGCGTAAAACCGTGACGCGGAGGTTGTTCCCGCACCCCCAGGAGATGGAGAGCCTGTGAGGCCGAGACTTGAGGCTGTAGCGAAGAGGATACACCGCCGGAGAGTTCTCCTTGGTCGAAAACGGAACTAATTCTCCGCCGTTGGGTAATCCGTCGCTGGGTTTCGGATTCATACCCGGCATTTTCGGAGCTCCGGTGGCCGTTAGGGTTTTTGATCGGGGTTTTGAGAGAGTGGTGACTCTAGCCGCCAGAATAACAGAGGCGACATCAAAACGCACCGTGTCGATAACTTTGGTAATTTACATTAGTAGGTACATACTTTGAAAGGTTTTATGAATTAGACCATTATGTTTACCGAACTTTAATCTAATACCAAACAACGCGTCGTTTTTGGTTTATGAATATGGACAGCCTGGCGTTTTACGGTTACCGTGTCGATATTTATAGTAATTGCATTAGTAGCTACTAACTTTGAAAGGTTTTCTGAATTGGACCATTATGTTTActgaattttaatttaataccGAACGACGCATcggttttggtttataaatatgGACAGCCTGGCGTTTTATAGTTACCGTGtcgatatttatattaattacatttgtaGAGGTTTTTAAAATTGGACCATTATGTTAAccgaattttaattttaaaggaAAACAACGCGTCATTTTTGGTTTATGAATAAGGACAGCCTGGCGTTTATCGTTACAAAAGCTTTCTCTTATCTCTCTTGTTCTCCTTCATGGTCACAGCATTCGATTTTGAAGGCTTAGCTTTGTAACTCTGTCGCAGAGGAGAAATCGCCATGTGGCCTTCTTCTGGAAACTCTTCGCAGCCTCAAGCTAAGGTACTTTCgctcttcttctttgtttctcCGTAGCTTTGGTTTTCGAGAATTATCTTAGAAGCAAATTTGTATTAAAGAGACCAGACAAGACTAAGATTGTTGAACGACTCCAAGATGTTTTGTAAGAGAAACCGTAACCAGTTAATGCTCAAGGAGTAAAAAGTCTGATTCTTTCTGAGGAATTTGGCTTCATATTACACAAGTACTTATAGGTCTTGTATTGtattgtatgtatgtatgtatgccCGTGTTTGATTGGCAGATAAAGTCTAGAGATTTGTGGTGTAAAAATTGAATGTGTGCTTCTCTTCTCTCACCATTAACTAGAACTTCTCGTGTTTTGTTTCTAAAATCTTATTTGGACTGCAACAATGTAGCTTTATATCTTCTTGtggttttgaaattttttgtgGATTTTTTTTGCCGGTGAATGTGATCAGAAACAGGAGAGGAAGTCGATATCTGGGAGTTTTAAGGCAGAGAATCTAATACCAGGGGTTGTGATAGGTTTCATCATTGGTATGTTGTTGGATCTGTCACAGCAAGTTAAGTTACCTGTGAAAAAGAGCAGACTTTTGTCAAGTAAGACCCAGAACCAGAGCTCCGTACCAAGCAATGGCAGTGAGAAAGAGCTTAAAATGGTTTGTATATCTTTCTAATCTAGTCTATGGctctaaattttattggttttgAGTAAAAGTATTGTCactcaaatatttatattcaaaaccTAGTGATATAATTAAATACGAGATGATCTCTCCCCATCAAAGAGACATGCAGAATCTATGAAAGGATGgtgataaaatttaaatgttgtCAGATTTGATCTCTAACTGATTTGAGCTCCTTCTGATCACAGGTTTTAGTAGTTAGGCAAGACTTAAAGATGAGAACAGGCAAAATTGCTTCACAGTGTGCACGTAAGTGTCCTTTTTGAGATGTGTTTGAAGTTTGAAGACTGATTGATGTCTTTGGTGTTAGTCCCAAATGTAAAGTGGCTTTCTTTCTAATATTTGCAGATGCTGCTACCGGCATGTATGCAGAGTTAATGAAGAGGTGGTTTCCTCTGTAGTTAGTGGTTCGCTTCGTAATTAATTAAGCTTATGTTTTTATTCATGATTCTTTCAGCGACCGATACCGTCTGAGGCAATGGGAGGAGTGCGGGCAACCAAA comes from the Brassica rapa cultivar Chiifu-401-42 chromosome A01, CAAS_Brap_v3.01, whole genome shotgun sequence genome and includes:
- the LOC103850288 gene encoding nuclear pore complex protein NUP85; the protein is MPGMNPKPSDGLPNGGELVPFSTKENSPAVYPLRYSLKSRPHRLSISWGCGNNLRVTVLRNPEPRDDDDGGEAGGEVVNVRLSGEDGEIGDAQWRRIAYGSVSPFALLQSRRNSISSLFKMDTSPSLYQTAWWEYVMEYSKEIKSLLSDSVSSPAPLIEDPRSVIKSAEEPTCLKAAWELMEMFYADKTCLSWWPERLVDWLSDYDVLLSSAHPTIYSKLEDFQKELVGLQAIEDDPRYWEVMSSALSVGWLEIVVKLLHLHGSYQLDQLGNRETENGLVEAVAVLISKMPRMRPKLEAGMFGECFAAKPDFMKTRERWQSQITKLECSAFWVQCAHRPTREGLRNMLKIMMGNADCLSAATSNWMELFVSHLLYLRPFTKGLEGMHNLAQKCVESKPVNTSHKLLRLLIGILGENTEVVLAVCSKEFGSWMVAHAMELLTAGSEEGEVLVHEEQRNLGGINMEELHRLVYAQVLSSHALTWQIAPVYLSSCEKQGLGLLELLFYRQPVQDNQLLIKSLEICRLYELGYVSAKLMKISGVHHWKHGRKGSGIFWLQQARDEHSLKVISQQLFDSVGKSLSDESLKQWEGLVELLGSDSQISGGLDFLHKYRDFKRSLNLVKDGKAIDAAHEAVERLVSLMKSPSTPQRFWLPLLHDSLKLLNWPERSLLNVTQTNLMLNKLQEASIAKIRPGFIESDLSAQAVSSVRLALATNLGRAFLEEC
- the LOC103850298 gene encoding peptidyl-tRNA hydrolase 2, mitochondrial, which translates into the protein MWPSSGNSSQPQAKKQERKSISGSFKAENLIPGVVIGFIIGMLLDLSQQVKLPVKKSRLLSSKTQNQSSVPSNGSEKELKMVLVVRQDLKMRTGKIASQCAHAATGMYAELMKSDRYRLRQWEECGQPKIAVTCKNQQEMNKIAEAAESVGLPTFVVADAGRTEVAAGSRTVLAVGPGPKQLVDSITGKLALL